The DNA sequence GCCCGCGGGTCGTCGTGCCGTCGGGGCACAAGTACTGCCGCCGCTGCGGTGAGACCAAGCCTCACTCTCAGTGGTCCCGCAACAGCTCGGCTTCGGACGGGTTGGCGACAGCCTGCAAGTCCTGTCGGGTCGCCGAGGGCCGTGCCGGTCACCTCAAACGCACGTACGGCATCTCGGAGGCCGAGCGGGAGGAGATGATCAAGGAGCAGGGCGGGGTCTGCTGCATCTGCCTGTCGGCCCGGCCCGTGCATGTGGATCATTGTCACGTGACCGATAAGGTCCGTGGCGTGCTGTGCTTCAGTTGCAACGCGGCACTGGGGCAATTCAAGGATCGGCCGGACGTCATGAGGCGTGCCGCCGAATATGTGGAAGGAAACGTGTGGAAGCCAACCCTCGTAGCACCGGGCGTCTACCAGCTGCCTTCCTGACGCCGGGCTCGTCCTCGTTCGTGGACTTCCTCGGGAACCACGCCCCCGAGCTGCTGCCCGGCAACCGGCAGCTGCCGCCCGTGAAGGGTGCCGTCGAGGCGCCGCACGGCACGACCATCGTCGCGGCGACCTTCCCCGGCGGGGTGGTGCTGGCCGGTGACCGTCGGGCCACCATGGGCAATGTCATCGCGCAGCGCGACATCGAGAAGGTCTTCCCGGCGGACGAGTACTCGGCCGTCGGCATCGCGGGCACCGCCGGCCTCGCCGTGGAGATGGTCAAGCTCTTCCAGCTGGAGCTGGAGCACTTCGAGAAGGTCGAGGGCGCCCAGCTCTCCCTGGAGGGCAAGGCCAACCGGCTCTCCACCATGATCCGCGGCAACCTCGGTATGGCCATGCAGGGCCTCGCCGTGGTGCCGCTCTTCGCCGGCTGGGACGTGGACCGCGGCAAGGGCCGGATCTTCTCCTACGACGTGACCGGTGGCCGCTCCGAGGAGTACGGCTACGCGGCCACCGGCTCCGGCTCGCTCTTCGCCCGGGGCGCGCTGAAGAAGCTGTACCGGGACGACCTCTCCGCCGAGCAGGCCGCCACACTGGTGGTACAGGCCCTGTACGACGCGGCCGACGACGACTCGGCGACCGGCGGCCCCGACCTCGCCCGCCGCATCTACCCGATCGTCACCGTCATCTCCGACGAGGGGTACCGGAGGCTCACCGACGCCGACCTGGCCGAGACCGTCCGGGCCATCCACGAGCGGCGGCTCCAGGAGCCCGACGGTCCCCGGGCCGCGCTGCTCTGAGGCCCCCCGGTCCCGAGTCCTCCGTACGCACTCCCCACAGACCAGAAAGGGACGGATAACCGGTGTCGACGCCGTTCTACGTCTCTCCCCAGCAGGCCATGGCCGACCGTGCCGAGTACGCCCGCAAGGGCATCGCGCGCGGCCGCAGCGTCGTGGTCCTCCAGTACAACGATGGCGTGATCTTCGTTGCCGAGAACCCGTCCCGCGCGCTGCACAAGGTCAGCGAGATCTACGACCGCATCGCGTTCGCGGCCGTCGGGAAGTACAACGAGTTCGAGACCCTGCGCATCGGCGGAGTCCGCTACGCCGACCTGCGCGGTTACACCTACGACCGCGGGGACGTCACCGCCCGCGGCCTCGCCAACGTCTACGCCCAGACCCTCGGCACCATCTTCTCCAGCGCGGGCGAGAAGCCGTACGAGGTCGAGCTGATCGTCGCCGAGGTCGGGGCCGGCCCCGAGGACGACCAGATCTACCGGCTGCCGCACGACGGCTCGATCGTCGACGAGCACGGCTCGGTCGCCGTCGGCGGCAACGCCGACCAGATCAGCAGCTATCTCGGGCAGCGGCACCGGGACGGGATGAGCCTCGCGGAGGCGCTCAAGCTTGCTGTCGAGTCGCTTGCCCGGGACACGAATGGCGCGGAGCGCACGTTGACGGCGGAGCAGCTTGAGGTGGCGGTGCTGGATCGGACGCGGCCTCAGCAGCGGAAGTTCAAGCGGTTGCTTGGCAGTCAGCTGACGCGGTTGCTGGACGGGGACGCGGCCCCCGCCTCGGGTGAGGAGGAGGGTGCGGGCGAGTCCTGACGGGTGGGGTGCCCCTGACCCTCCCCCAGAGGGGGCACCCCCATTCACCGTTTCTTGCGGGGCGAGCCCCGCACCCCCGAGCGCGCCTGCGGCGCGCGTCCTCAAACGCCGGACGGGCTGATTTCAGCCCGTTGGGGGTACCCCCTCTGGGGGAGTTTGAGGACAAGGGGGTCTGGGGCGCAGCCCCAGGAAACGGTGAAATGGGGGTCCCCCCTCTGGGGGAGGGACCGGGGCACCCCACCGCCGTCAGGCGCCACGCGCGGCCGGCCCGCTGGAGTCCCGGATCACCAGATCCACCGGCAACTCCGCCGCGCCGTCGGGCCGCCCGTCGAGCACGGCGGCGAGCGCCCGCATCCCCGCCTCCCCGACCGCCTCGGCCGGCAGCCGGACCGTCGTCAGCTCCGGATCGACGGCCGTCGCCAGCGACAGGTCGGCGAAGCCGGTGACCGAGACGTCGTCGGGAACGCGCAACCCCAGCCGCCGAGCGGCCTTGCAGGCGCCCGCGGCGAGCATGTCGTCGTCGCAGACGAGGGCGGTCGGCCGCGGTCCGGGCCCGGAGAGGACGCGTTCGACGGCCGCCCGCCCGGCGTCGACGTGCAGCGCGGCGGGTTCCGTGCGCACCACGCGTGCGTCGGGCACGCCGCGCAGCGCGTCGGCCAGGGCCCGGGCCCGGACGCGGAAGGTCCAGGAGTCGACGTCGGCGGACAGGTGGGCGAAGCGCCGGTGGCCGAGGGCCAGCAGGTGGGCGGCGATCTGCCGCATGCCGTCGGCGATGTCCGGGTTGACGGTGGCGGCGGCCTCCGCGCTGTGGGGGTCGCTGTCGAGCATGACGACCGGCAGTCCGCCGGCCCGCAGGGCGGCGAGGGAGTCGACGGCCATGGAGGAGGCGATCACGCCGTCGAGGGCCGCGCGGGCAGAGGTGAAGGGGTCGCGGGCGGGGCCGATGCCCTCGGGTGAGGGGTAGAGGAGGACGCCGACGCCCTGTTCGCCGGCCACCCGCGCGGCCCCGGCGTAGACGCGGGCGAAG is a window from the Streptomyces mobaraensis genome containing:
- a CDS encoding endonuclease VII domain-containing protein; the encoded protein is MKRCARCREDKPRAAFAANRSLRDGLQSYCRVCAAEYHQERQKAKGKNVRPRVVVPSGHKYCRRCGETKPHSQWSRNSSASDGLATACKSCRVAEGRAGHLKRTYGISEAEREEMIKEQGGVCCICLSARPVHVDHCHVTDKVRGVLCFSCNAALGQFKDRPDVMRRAAEYVEGNVWKPTLVAPGVYQLPS
- the prcA gene encoding proteasome subunit alpha; the encoded protein is MSTPFYVSPQQAMADRAEYARKGIARGRSVVVLQYNDGVIFVAENPSRALHKVSEIYDRIAFAAVGKYNEFETLRIGGVRYADLRGYTYDRGDVTARGLANVYAQTLGTIFSSAGEKPYEVELIVAEVGAGPEDDQIYRLPHDGSIVDEHGSVAVGGNADQISSYLGQRHRDGMSLAEALKLAVESLARDTNGAERTLTAEQLEVAVLDRTRPQQRKFKRLLGSQLTRLLDGDAAPASGEEEGAGES
- a CDS encoding LacI family DNA-binding transcriptional regulator — protein: MARAAGVSQATVSLVMGDKWRGRVSEARAEAVRTAARELGYRRNLAARDLRLGRTRTVLLVVPALTNEFFARVYAGAARVAGEQGVGVLLYPSPEGIGPARDPFTSARAALDGVIASSMAVDSLAALRAGGLPVVMLDSDPHSAEAAATVNPDIADGMRQIAAHLLALGHRRFAHLSADVDSWTFRVRARALADALRGVPDARVVRTEPAALHVDAGRAAVERVLSGPGPRPTALVCDDDMLAAGACKAARRLGLRVPDDVSVTGFADLSLATAVDPELTTVRLPAEAVGEAGMRALAAVLDGRPDGAAELPVDLVIRDSSGPAARGA
- the prcB gene encoding proteasome subunit beta, with translation MEANPRSTGRLPAAFLTPGSSSFVDFLGNHAPELLPGNRQLPPVKGAVEAPHGTTIVAATFPGGVVLAGDRRATMGNVIAQRDIEKVFPADEYSAVGIAGTAGLAVEMVKLFQLELEHFEKVEGAQLSLEGKANRLSTMIRGNLGMAMQGLAVVPLFAGWDVDRGKGRIFSYDVTGGRSEEYGYAATGSGSLFARGALKKLYRDDLSAEQAATLVVQALYDAADDDSATGGPDLARRIYPIVTVISDEGYRRLTDADLAETVRAIHERRLQEPDGPRAALL